In a genomic window of Epinephelus fuscoguttatus linkage group LG23, E.fuscoguttatus.final_Chr_v1:
- the LOC125883602 gene encoding zinc finger protein OZF-like isoform X1, with protein MREEEEKDKQNPEHRSNKVPRRQAAGSSSDSSDVEEQRGREELIHHHRDKSFTTSGSLKIHQRVQTGEKPYSCDQCKKTFLRCSALKAHQRIHIEGELSSFFQSGKDFTESGTSKKQDIDTAEKLFSCDQCEKAFTTLRSLKSHQRVHTAEKLHCSNQCGKTFSQRTSLKTHQRIHTGEKPYSCDQCGKAFARSEYLKAHQHNHTGEKPYSCDQCGKAFKWLSNFQAHQRCHTGEKLYSCDQCGKAFKWISNLKIHQRSHTGEKPYSCDQCGKAFTWSSNLRAHQRSHTGEKPYNCDQCGKTFERSECLKDHQRSHTGEKPYSCDQCGKAFTQLSNLKSHQRSHTGEKPYGCDQCGKKFSQIGTLVSHKHIHTGEKPYRCDQCGKSFARSGALKGHQRIHTGEKPYWCHQCGKAFALSGALKGHQRIHTGEKPYRCDQCGKAFTQRGTLKSHQRIHTGEKPYSCDQCGKAFARSGALKGHQRIHTGEKPYWCDQCGRLFSQCSQLRTHQCRHAGENPYSCD; from the coding sequence gaacagagaggaagagaggaactTATACATCACCACCGTGACAAATCCTTCACAACATCTGGATCTTTAAAAATTCATCAAAGAGTTCAAactggagagaaaccatacagctgtgaccaatgtaagaaaacatttttgcgCTGCAGTGCCCTCAAAGCCCATCAACGCATTCACATTGAAGGGGAACTGTCCAGTTTTTTCCAAAGTGGGAAGGATTTCACAGAGTCAGGGACctcaaaaaaacaagacattgacacagcagaaaaactgtttagctgtgatcaatgtgagAAAGCTTTCACCACTCTACGTAGCTTAAAAAGTCACCAACgtgttcacactgcagagaagtTGCACTGCAGTAACCAATGTGGGAAAACTTTTTCGCAGCGCACGTCCCTTAAAACTCACCAAAgaattcacacaggagagaaaccatacagctgtgatcaatgtggcaaagctTTCGCACGATCAGAATACTTGAAAGCCCATCAACACaatcacacaggagagaaaccgtacagctgtgatcaatgtggcaaagctTTCAAATGGTTAAGTAACTTTCAAGCCCATCAACGCtgtcacacaggagagaaactgtacagctgtgatcaatgtggcaaagctTTCAAATGGATAAGTAACTTGAAAATCCATCAACGCAGtcacactggagagaaaccatacagctgtgatcaatgtggcaaagctTTCACATGGTCAAGTAACTTGAGAGCCCATCAACGcagtcacacaggagagaaaccgtacaactgtgatcaatgtggcaaaACTTTTGAACGATCAGAATGCTTGAAAGACCATCAACGcagtcacacaggagagaaaccatacagctgtGATCAGTGTGGCAAAGCTTTCACACAGTTAAGTAACTTGAAATCTCATCAACGCAGtcacactggagagaaaccataTGGGTGCGACCAATGTGGGAAAAAGTTTTCCCAAATCGGAACCTTAGTATCTCATAAACATATTCACACTGGTGAGAAACCGTACAGGTGTGATCAATGTGGAAAATCCTTTGCACGGTCAGGGGCCTTAAAAGGCCACCAAcgtattcacacaggagagaaaccatactGGTGCCATCAATGTGGCAAAGCCTTTGCACTGTCAGGGGCCTTAAAAGGCCACCAACgcattcacacaggagagaaaccgtacAGGTGTGACCAATGTGGCAAAGCCTTTACACAAAGAGGGACCTTAAAAAGCCACCAAcgtattcacacaggagagaaaccgtacagctgtgatcaatgtggcaaagccTTTGCACGGTCAGGGGCCTTAAAAGGTCACCAACgcattcacacaggagagaagccgtACTGGTGTGACCAATGTGGAAGATTATTTTCCCAGTGCAGTCAATTGAGAACCCACCAATGCCGGCATGCAGGAGAGAACCCGTACAGCTGTGACTAG
- the LOC125883602 gene encoding zinc finger protein 501-like isoform X3: MREEEEKDKQNPEHRSNKVPRRQAAGSSSDSSDVEEQRGREELIRHHRDKSFTTSGSLKIHQRVQTGEKPYSCDHCEKTFFRCSALKAHQRIHIEGELSSFFQSGKDFTESGTSKKQDIDTAEKLFSCDQCEKAFTTLRSLKSHHCVHTAEELHNCDQCGKTFSQRTSLETHQRIHTGEKPYSCDQCGKAFIRSENLKTHQRSHTGEKPYSCDQCGKAFIRSENLKTHQRSHTGEKPYSCDQCGKAFRHSGSLKIHQRIHTGEKPYGCDQCGKKFSQMGPLISHKHIHTGEKRYSCDQCGKAFAQSWALKNHKRIHTGEKPYSCDQCGKAFAQSGALKKHKRIHTGEKPYSCDQCGKAFAQSGVLVSHQRIHTGEKPYWCDQCGRLFARCSQLRTHQCRHAGENLYSCD, encoded by the coding sequence gaacagagaggaagagaggaactTATACGTCACCACCGTGACAAATCCTTCACAACATCTGGATCTTTAAAAATTCATCAAAGAGTTCAAactggagagaaaccatacagctgtgaccactgtgagaaaacattttttcgCTGCAGTGCCCTCAAAGCCCATCAACGTATTCACATTGAAGGGGAACTGTCCAGTTTTTTCCAAAGTGGGAAGGATTTCACAGAGTCAGGGACctcaaaaaaacaagacattgacacagcagagaaactgtttagctgtgatcaatgtgagAAAGCTTTCACCACTCTACGTAGCTTAAAAAGTCACcactgtgttcacactgcagaggAGTTGCACAACTGTGATCAATGTGGGAAAACTTTTTCGCAGCGCACGTCCCTTGAAACTCACCAAAgaattcacacaggagagaaaccatacagctgtgatcaatgtggcaaagctTTCATACGATCAGAGAACTTGAAAACCCATCAACGcagtcacacaggagagaaaccatacagctgtgatcaatgtggcaaagctTTCATACGATCAGAGAACTTGAAAACCCATCAACGcagtcacacaggagagaaaccatacagctgtgatcaatgtggcaaagctTTTAGACATTCAGGTAGCTTGAAAATCCATCAAcgtattcacacaggagagaaaccatacgGGTGCGACCAATGTGGGAAAAAGTTTTCCCAAATGGGACCCTTAATATCTCATAAACATATTCACACAGGGGAGAAACGatacagctgtgatcaatgtggcaaagccTTTGCACAGTCATGGGCCTTAAAAAACCACAAACgcattcacacaggagagaaaccatacagctgtgatcaatgtggcaaagccTTTGCACAGTCAGGAgccttaaaaaaacacaaacgcattcacacaggagagaaaccgtacagctgtgatcaatgtggcaaagccTTTGCACAGTCAGGGGTCTTAGTAAGCCACCAAcgtattcacacaggagagaagccgtACTGGTGTGACCAATGTGGAAGATTATTTGCCCGGTGCAGTCAATTGAGAACCCACCAATGCCGGCATGCAGGAGAGAACCTGTACAGCTGTGACTAG